The Pseudodesulfovibrio sediminis genome includes the window GACCTCGTCATCGACAATGAGGATTTTCTTGGCCATTATATACTCCTTTACAGGATCATTTTGTTCTTTTTGCGCCTGTTATCTTAGTCTTTTAATGCGAACTATGCCATAAAACACGCTCTCTGCGCAATCGCAATAATACCTTGTGAGAGTATAATTATTTACTAAAATGCAGACAAAACCGCCGCCGGAAAGTCCGGCCTGCCTGTTCATATTTTAAAGTATACCCGCACCCTCGGCAATGAAAATGAATATAACGACAGTTGGCCCCCTGTCCAGAATGATATGAAAAAGCATTCAATCCGATACCGGACAGACACAAAACAGCGCACAAGCCCCGGCCTGAAGACAAGCTTATACGCATTCTTATGCCACAGCATGACAATCCGCCACAACAAGATAAATATTTTCATTCAATACAGCAGGTTAAGAGACAGACAGGTGCCCCTGCCTCCGCGACAAAGCAAGCAATTCTCCCTATGACGGCACCCCCTTTCCATGCTTGCAATGGACTGCCATGTCTAGTAATTCATCTACCGCACAATGCAGCATCGAAACACGTCGATCGCCTGCTGTGCCCAAACTGAAAACATCCATCAGGAGAACGTGACCGCCATGTGTGGAATCGCCAGTTTCTTAAGTAATAAAAATTGGTTGGAAATACCGGATAACACCTGGATCAAGGACCTGAACGCCTCGCTCAACGACGTGGCCGACGGAACGGACCTGCTCCGGGCCGCACCAGCCCTGCAGACGTTGACAGACAGGTTCTACGATCTCATGACCTTTGGCCTGCACATGCAGTTGGTCGCCGAACCTGAAACCCTGACCGCGCTCTCTTCTGTCCGCGACACCATTCGGAACCTGCGCAACGCCGCCGCTGTCAAGCTGGAGCAAGGCCCGCGCACGGACGAGCTGGAAGCCCTGCGCGAATCCCTGGACGACTATCTTTGGCAGATCGACAAGGAAGTGCTCCAGAACGTGGACCGCACGCTGGCCATCATGCCCGCCGAACTGGCCGAAAATCATGCCGCGCGTGACCGCCATTTTCTGGCCTGGGGCACCGAGCAGATCCTCGAATCCATCGACAAGCTCGAAGTGCGGGGCCGCGACTCCGCCGGTGTGGCCGTGGCCTTTATCCTGCCCAAGGGCAAAGACCCTGAACTCGCCCTGACCAAGACACAGAAAGACGAGCTCGACATCCGTTCCTCCATCGACAACGCAGACACCCGACAGGTGTTGGTACGCAAGCTGCCCGATGGCCGCATAGCCTGCCGGTTCCTCTACAAAGTGGCGCAACTGGTCGGCCAACTGGGCGACAACGGCAGCGCACTGCGCAATTTCATCGTTGCCGACGAGCTGCTCTGGTCCATGGCCGAAGGACTCGAGACCCTGAACATCATCGCCCACACACGCTGGGCCAGCAACGGCATCATCTCCGTTCCCAACTGCCACCCGGTAGACGGTCTTGTTGAAGGCGACATGTCCACCGGTCTGGAAAAGACCATGTTTGTGCTCAACGGTGACGTGGACAACTACCGCACACTGGTTGAGGAGACCGTCATCTCCAAAGGGGCGCACATCCCGTCAGCCATTTCCACGGACGCCAAGATTCTGCCCGTGCTCTTCCACCTGGGCGTGGGCGAAGAAGGCGACGCCGAAACCCGGTTCCGCAGCGTCCTCAAACGATGCGAAGGCTCACTGGCCGTGGTCATGCAGAACCTGTCCGATTTCGACTCCCAGTTCCTGGCACAGAAAGGATCGGGCCAGTCCTTTTACATCGGACTGACTCAGGACGGCTGGCTGGTGGCGTCCGAAGCCTATGGCATGGCCGCTCGCGCCCGGTCTTCCTACCCCATCGCCGTGCACCGGCAGGGCGGCGTGTCCGTGGTCCTGCGCGACTCGGACCCGGCAGGCAGCGTGCCTGTTGCCCGCTACCTCGACACAGGCGAAGGCGTGGAGCTGAAAGAAGAAAAGATCGAAATTTTCTCCAGAGATATCTTCCGGGGCAAGTACACCCACTACATCGAAAAAGAAATTCATGAGGCATCCGAGTCCGTGCGCAACACCCTGCACGGCAAGTACCTCAAGAAAAACGACATCATCGAGTTCCTGCCCGAAGGGTTCGGCAACGGCCCCGCATTGGTCGACCGGTTCCAGAACGCGAACATGCCCATCAAGCGCATCATCTGCGTGGGACAGGGCACTGCTGCCGTGGCCGCCATGGCCGTGGCGCAGCTGCTCCGGCGTTCGCTGGCCGGGACCTCGCTCATCATTGAATCGTATACCGGGTCCGAACTTATCGGTTTTCTGGGCGACGAACGCATGGACGACGTTTTCCTGATCCCGGTATCCCAGTCCGGCACCACCACGGACACCAACCGCGTGGTGGACCTGTGCCGCGACCGTGGCGCGTGGGTCAACTGCATCGTCAACCGGCGCAACTCCCCGCTGGTCCAGAAATCCGATTCCTATATCTACACCTCCAATGGGCGCGACGTGGAAATGGCTGTGGCCTCCACCAAGGCGTTCTATTCGCAGATAGCGGCTGGCAAACTCCTCTCCCTGTGGCTGGCTGACGTGCTCTTCACCATGGACAGTGCTGCCATCCTCACCGAAATCAAGGCCCTTGAGACATTGCCCGATGCCATCGACCGCGTACTGG containing:
- a CDS encoding SIS domain-containing protein, with the translated sequence MCGIASFLSNKNWLEIPDNTWIKDLNASLNDVADGTDLLRAAPALQTLTDRFYDLMTFGLHMQLVAEPETLTALSSVRDTIRNLRNAAAVKLEQGPRTDELEALRESLDDYLWQIDKEVLQNVDRTLAIMPAELAENHAARDRHFLAWGTEQILESIDKLEVRGRDSAGVAVAFILPKGKDPELALTKTQKDELDIRSSIDNADTRQVLVRKLPDGRIACRFLYKVAQLVGQLGDNGSALRNFIVADELLWSMAEGLETLNIIAHTRWASNGIISVPNCHPVDGLVEGDMSTGLEKTMFVLNGDVDNYRTLVEETVISKGAHIPSAISTDAKILPVLFHLGVGEEGDAETRFRSVLKRCEGSLAVVMQNLSDFDSQFLAQKGSGQSFYIGLTQDGWLVASEAYGMAARARSSYPIAVHRQGGVSVVLRDSDPAGSVPVARYLDTGEGVELKEEKIEIFSRDIFRGKYTHYIEKEIHEASESVRNTLHGKYLKKNDIIEFLPEGFGNGPALVDRFQNANMPIKRIICVGQGTAAVAAMAVAQLLRRSLAGTSLIIESYTGSELIGFLGDERMDDVFLIPVSQSGTTTDTNRVVDLCRDRGAWVNCIVNRRNSPLVQKSDSYIYTSNGRDVEMAVASTKAFYSQIAAGKLLSLWLADVLFTMDSAAILTEIKALETLPDAIDRVLETKEAIGEVAKKYAPIHRYWALVGNGANCIAAQEVRIKLSELCYKSIPCDVTEDKKHIDLSTEPLTLVMASDLPEMVVMDTVKEATIFKAHNGSPIVFCAEDETRFDGVAEATIKVPRVGGGLDFVLETVAGHWWGVMAAKAIDAHAEPFRKARVLIGKMIDGSADWDRNTLLVALNKCNERIAAGATDSALPARVAAALANYMLWLINQSSDICVTEARLADILTVLNKAIEEMTRPIDTIRHQAKTVTVGISRPQQ